A genomic window from Triticum urartu cultivar G1812 chromosome 7, Tu2.1, whole genome shotgun sequence includes:
- the LOC125519984 gene encoding blue-light photoreceptor PHR2, translating into MAATASDSDPVAHPRDDPNLPFASFSLSLSLRAPTAPATLASVPSAAHLPTQISTLAVCLHPSAASSSPRRATRLNAAAASLLSPLTASSPGLSRSFPSGAPGAAGRRRTLVWFRADLRLHDHEPLHAAVGASSSLLPVFVFDPRDFGKSPSGFDRTGPYRASFLLDSVADLRRSLRARGGDLVVRVGRPEVVIPELARAAGAEAVYAHGEVSRDECRAEEKVSKAIEKEGVEVKYFWGSTLYHLDDLPFRLDDMPSNYGGFREAVKGLEVRKVLDAPEEVKCVPMKNVLEPGDIPTLGELGLSAPPAMAQDSKSAAGSNLIGGEAEALERLKKFAAECCMQPNKAVKDSTQNSIYGANFSCKISPWLATGCLSPRFMYEELKKHAIRTIPSGSTPKDGDGTSDAGTNWLMFELLWRDFFRFVTKKYSSAQKTVAPATGCTPAPAFA; encoded by the exons ATGGCCGCCACCGCCTCCGACTCCGACCCCGTCGCGCACCCGCGGGACGACCCCAACCTCCCCTtcgcctccttctccctctccctctcgctccGCGCGCCCACCGCCCCCGCCACCCTCGCCTCCGTCCCCTCCGCCGCCCACCTACCCACCCAAATCTCCACCCTCGCCGTCTGCCTCCacccctccgccgcctcctcctccccgcgccGCGCCACCCGCCTCAACGCCGCCGCGGCCTCCCTCCTCTCCCCGCTCACCGCCTCCTCGCCCGGCCTCTCCCGCTCCTTCCCCTCCGGCGCCCCCggcgccgccggccgccgccgcacGCTCGTCTGGTTCCGCGCCGACCTGCGCCTCCACGACCACGAGCCTCTCCACGCCGCCGTCGGCGCGTCGTCCTCCCTCCTCCCCGTCTTTGTCTTCGACCCACGCGACTTCGGCAAGTCCCCCTCGGGCTTCGACCGCACCGGGCCCTACCGCGCCAGCTTCCTGCTGGACTCCGTCGCCGACCTGCGCCGGAGTCTCCGCGCGCGCGGCGGCGACCTCGTCGTGCGGGTTGGGAGGCCCGAGGTGGTGATCCCCGAGCTCGCGCGTGCAGCCGGAGCAGAGGCCGTCTACGCGCATGGGGAGGTGTCGCGGGACGAGTGCCGCGCGGAGGAGAAGGTCAGCAAGGCCATAGAGAAGGAAGGCGTCGAGGTTAAGTACTTCTGGGGCAGCACGCTGTACCACTTGGACGATCTGCCCTTCAGGCTCGATGACATGCCATCCAACTATGGCGGATTCAGGGAGGCCGTCAAGGGGTTGGAGGTTAGGAAGGTGCTGGACGCGCCAGAAGAGGTCAAGTGTGTGCCTATGAAGAATGTGCTCGAACCTGGTGACATCCCCACGCTTGGTGAGCTTGGACTCTCCGCACCACCGGCCATGGCACAG GACTCAAAATCTGCTGCTGGTTCAAATCTCATTGGTGGTGAGGCAGAAGCCCTGGAAAGGCTGAAGAAATTTGCTGCAGAGTGTTGTATGCAGCCAAACAAAGCTGTGAAAGATAGTACTCAGAATAGCATATATGGTGCTAATTTCTCCTGCAAAATTTCACCATGGCTTGCTACTGGTTGTCTCTCTCCACGTTTCATGTATGAGGAGTTGAAGAAGCATGCCATTAG AACAATTCCATCAGGGTCAACACCCAAGGACGGTGACGGAACATCCGATGCTGGGACAAATTGGTTAATGTTTGAATTGCTATGGAGAGATTTCTTCAG GTTCGTCACAAAGAAGTACAGCTCTGCACAGAAGACAGTTGCACCTGCTACTGGTTGCACACCAGCCCCTGCGTTTGCTTGA